Proteins encoded together in one Pseudoxanthomonas sp. Root65 window:
- a CDS encoding PspC domain-containing protein codes for MNDTRSKPFARSLNDRMIAGVMGGIAHRYGWSATLLRVLFVIVSIASAAFPGILVYLILWLLMPNEQD; via the coding sequence ATGAACGACACGCGTTCCAAACCGTTCGCACGCTCGTTGAACGACCGCATGATCGCCGGCGTGATGGGCGGCATTGCGCACCGCTATGGCTGGAGCGCCACGCTGCTGCGCGTGCTGTTCGTGATCGTGTCGATCGCATCGGCGGCGTTCCCGGGCATCCTGGTCTATCTGATCCTCTGGCTGCTGATGCCCAACGAACAGGATTGA
- a CDS encoding FAD-dependent oxidoreductase — protein sequence MDLKSGYPFWAVSNGLMQAFPQLDADHRCDVAVLGGGITGALIADELVQHGFDVAVLEQRDIGWGSTAASTALLQYEIDTHLVDLAKRHGEDNAALAYRACADAIDQLHEVASAWRDVGFARNRSLYYASRRRDVGSLEEECAARQKHGLEVELLSSERVRDDYGFDAPAALLSRQAARVDPYRLTHRLLQRLQKQGASVFDRTRVDDIATTTRGVALRTDTGLTVRASYLVVAAGYASQHWLKKSVARNRSSYAVISDSLPEAALGFLADTLLWETARPYLYARTTSDRRLLLGGEDDAVDIPAKRDARVDKKAQTLLKRLHRLFPELALTPAFSWAGTFAETEDGLPFFGPHPQWGPRVHFAMAYGGNGITYSMLGAGLLRALIERRRHALWPLFSFDRLER from the coding sequence ATGGATCTGAAAAGTGGTTACCCCTTCTGGGCGGTCAGCAACGGGCTGATGCAGGCGTTCCCGCAGCTGGACGCCGACCATCGCTGCGACGTGGCGGTGCTCGGCGGCGGCATCACCGGTGCGCTGATCGCCGATGAGCTGGTGCAGCATGGCTTCGATGTGGCGGTGCTGGAGCAGCGCGACATCGGCTGGGGCAGCACCGCCGCCAGCACCGCGCTGCTGCAGTACGAGATCGACACGCACCTGGTCGACCTGGCCAAGCGCCACGGTGAAGACAATGCCGCCCTCGCCTATCGCGCCTGCGCCGACGCCATCGACCAACTGCACGAGGTCGCCTCGGCCTGGCGCGACGTCGGTTTCGCCCGCAACCGCAGCCTGTACTACGCCAGCCGGCGCCGCGATGTCGGCAGCCTGGAAGAAGAGTGCGCCGCACGGCAGAAGCACGGACTGGAGGTGGAACTGCTGTCGTCCGAGCGCGTGCGCGACGATTACGGCTTCGATGCGCCTGCCGCCCTGCTCAGCCGGCAGGCCGCACGCGTGGATCCGTACCGCCTGACCCATCGCCTGCTGCAGCGGCTGCAGAAACAGGGCGCCTCGGTCTTCGACCGGACCCGCGTGGACGACATCGCCACCACCACGCGAGGCGTGGCGCTGCGCACCGATACCGGCCTGACCGTGCGCGCGTCGTACTTGGTGGTGGCCGCGGGCTACGCCAGCCAGCACTGGCTGAAGAAATCCGTGGCCCGCAACCGCAGCAGCTATGCCGTCATCAGCGATTCGCTGCCGGAAGCGGCGCTGGGCTTTCTCGCCGACACGCTGCTGTGGGAAACCGCGCGCCCCTACCTGTATGCGCGCACCACCTCCGACCGCCGGCTGCTGCTGGGCGGCGAGGACGATGCCGTGGACATCCCTGCCAAGCGCGACGCCCGCGTGGACAAGAAGGCACAGACGTTGCTGAAGCGGCTGCATCGCCTCTTTCCCGAACTGGCACTGACCCCGGCGTTCTCCTGGGCCGGCACCTTCGCCGAGACCGAGGATGGCCTGCCGTTCTTCGGTCCGCACCCGCAGTGGGGACCGCGGGTGCACTTCGCGATGGCCTACGGCGGCAACGGCATCACCTACAGCATGCTCGGTGCCGGCCTGCTGCGTGCGTTGATCGAGCGGCGCCGGCACGCCCTGTGGCCGCTGTTCTCGTTCGACCGGCTGGAACGCTGA
- a CDS encoding TetR/AcrR family transcriptional regulator, which produces MSIPSDYLENVFNDTTHSTLPLRQRPQVDLCRRGEIRAEKFLDAATEVFAEKGYQHARLSEIVARAGGSLATLYRIFGDKEGLACAILERRMDMHIHVLSDLNLTELSPEQALRRVAIRMAQLMAGRDSQVVYRIVIGEGQSFPALRDWFFDHVVASIRQTLEDYFEQQVAAGRLQLPSPKAAAAQFYMSLFGDQVVRLAAGSTHMPDVDTLEAQALASVDLFLRGALPR; this is translated from the coding sequence GTGAGCATTCCGTCCGACTATCTGGAAAACGTTTTCAACGACACCACCCACAGCACCTTGCCGCTGCGCCAGCGACCACAGGTGGATCTCTGCCGCCGCGGCGAGATCCGGGCGGAGAAGTTCCTGGATGCGGCCACCGAGGTATTCGCGGAGAAGGGCTACCAGCATGCGCGCCTGAGCGAGATCGTGGCGCGCGCCGGCGGTTCGCTGGCCACGCTGTACCGCATCTTCGGCGATAAGGAAGGCCTGGCCTGCGCCATCCTCGAGCGGCGCATGGACATGCACATCCACGTGCTCAGCGATCTCAACCTGACCGAACTGTCGCCCGAACAGGCGCTGCGCCGGGTGGCGATCCGGATGGCGCAGCTGATGGCCGGCCGCGACTCGCAGGTGGTGTACCGCATCGTGATCGGCGAAGGGCAGTCGTTCCCGGCGCTGCGCGACTGGTTCTTCGACCATGTGGTGGCGTCGATCCGGCAGACGCTGGAGGACTACTTCGAGCAGCAGGTCGCCGCCGGGCGCCTGCAACTGCCCTCGCCCAAGGCGGCCGCGGCCCAGTTCTACATGAGCCTGTTCGGCGACCAGGTGGTGCGGCTGGCCGCCGGCAGCACCCACATGCCCGACGTCGACACGCTGGAAGCGCAGGCGCTGGCGTCGGTGGACCTGTTCCTGCGGGGCGCACTGCCGCGCTGA
- a CDS encoding GFA family protein, whose protein sequence is MLKTYTGSCHCGAVRFEADIDLTQPTYRCNCSICRRNRFWPAIVTPDRFRLLAGDDELTEYRFNSLRNSHHFCRTCGVRPFGIGNNVPGGERIYGVNLGCLENVTPEELDAAPVTYVDGAHDRWQETPDYTRYL, encoded by the coding sequence ATGCTGAAGACCTATACGGGGAGTTGCCATTGCGGGGCGGTCCGCTTCGAGGCGGACATCGACCTGACCCAGCCGACCTACCGGTGCAACTGCTCGATCTGCCGGCGCAACCGGTTCTGGCCGGCCATCGTCACGCCGGACCGCTTCCGCCTGCTGGCCGGCGATGACGAGCTGACCGAGTACCGGTTCAACAGCCTGCGCAACTCGCACCACTTCTGCCGGACCTGTGGCGTGCGCCCGTTCGGGATCGGCAACAACGTGCCGGGCGGGGAGCGCATCTACGGCGTCAACCTGGGCTGCCTGGAGAATGTCACGCCCGAGGAACTGGATGCCGCGCCGGTCACTTACGTGGATGGTGCACACGACCGCTGGCAGGAAACGCCCGACTACACGCGTTACCTTTAG
- a CDS encoding HD-GYP domain-containing protein, with the protein MLKTLDVAELRPGMHVQKLLGPWMQHPFWRTSFVVDEERLAQLQDSGVEQVVVDLSRGGWEADLQAPVAAAEPADGAAVISSEADADAAAPAERRRVLLPDAPADFTSELARARRICGEARDAVEAMFREVRMGRGVDPGHVLPLIGDITGSVDRHPTALVSVARLKDADSYTYLHSVAVSALMVMLGREIGLSGPDLHEAALGGLLHDMGKAAMPLHVLNKPGKLTDDEFDVIRQHPVHGERLLREGGVTQAGVLHITRHHHERMDGTGYPNRLPGAALPVLTRMGAICDVYDAVTSNRPYKNGWDPGESLRRMASWQGHFDPALLKAFVRSLGIYPVGTLVRLSSERLAVVVEQNPATLLAPRVRVFYSAKSRTHLLLADIDLATTDGRERIIGIESPEKWGFRELEKLWLP; encoded by the coding sequence ATGCTGAAGACACTCGATGTTGCAGAGCTCCGGCCGGGCATGCACGTGCAGAAACTGCTCGGCCCATGGATGCAGCATCCCTTCTGGCGGACCTCGTTCGTGGTGGACGAGGAGCGGCTGGCACAGCTGCAGGACAGCGGCGTGGAACAGGTGGTCGTGGACCTGTCGCGTGGCGGCTGGGAAGCGGACCTGCAGGCGCCCGTGGCTGCTGCCGAGCCGGCCGATGGCGCTGCCGTCATCTCCAGCGAAGCCGATGCCGATGCCGCCGCGCCCGCGGAGCGGCGCCGGGTCCTGCTGCCCGACGCCCCCGCCGATTTCACCTCCGAACTGGCCCGCGCCCGGCGCATCTGCGGCGAGGCCCGCGACGCGGTGGAGGCCATGTTCCGCGAAGTGCGCATGGGCCGTGGCGTCGATCCCGGCCATGTGCTGCCGCTGATCGGGGACATCACCGGCTCGGTCGACCGCCATCCCACCGCGCTGGTCAGCGTGGCACGGCTGAAGGACGCCGACAGCTACACCTACCTGCACTCGGTCGCGGTCAGCGCCCTGATGGTGATGCTGGGGCGCGAGATCGGCCTGTCCGGCCCCGACCTGCACGAGGCCGCGCTCGGCGGCCTGCTGCACGACATGGGCAAGGCGGCCATGCCGCTGCACGTGCTCAACAAGCCCGGCAAGCTGACTGACGACGAATTCGATGTCATCCGCCAGCATCCCGTGCACGGCGAGCGCCTGCTGCGCGAAGGCGGCGTCACCCAGGCAGGTGTGCTGCACATCACCCGCCATCATCACGAGCGCATGGACGGCACCGGCTACCCCAACCGGCTGCCGGGCGCCGCGCTGCCCGTGCTCACCCGCATGGGCGCCATCTGCGATGTCTACGACGCCGTCACTTCCAACCGCCCCTACAAGAACGGCTGGGACCCGGGCGAATCGCTGCGCCGGATGGCCAGTTGGCAGGGCCACTTCGACCCTGCGCTGTTGAAAGCTTTCGTGCGCAGCCTCGGCATCTACCCGGTGGGCACGCTGGTGCGGTTGTCCAGCGAGCGGCTGGCGGTGGTGGTGGAACAGAACCCCGCCACGCTGCTGGCGCCGCGCGTGCGCGTGTTCTACTCCGCCAAGTCGCGCACGCACCTGCTGCTGGCCGACATCGACCTGGCCACCACCGACGGCCGTGAGCGCATCATCGGCATCGAGTCGCCGGAGAAATGGGGCTTCCGCGAACTCGAGAAGCTCTGGCTGCCCTGA
- a CDS encoding GFA family protein: protein MHTYSGSCHCGAVRYACDLDLSAGTRRCNCSFCLKTRMWKVFVLGEDRFRLLQGVDALSDYRARASGWPEGHVHHYFCRHCGVRGFSKGYLEMAPFNGWFHAVNVATLDGLDDARFAAIPVQYEDGRRDDWDHPPLHAGYL, encoded by the coding sequence GTGCACACCTATTCCGGCAGTTGCCATTGCGGCGCCGTGCGCTACGCGTGCGACCTGGACCTGTCCGCCGGCACGCGGCGCTGCAACTGCAGCTTCTGCCTGAAGACCCGCATGTGGAAGGTGTTCGTGCTGGGCGAGGACCGCTTCCGCCTGCTGCAGGGCGTCGACGCGCTGTCCGACTACCGCGCGCGTGCCTCCGGGTGGCCCGAAGGCCATGTCCACCACTACTTCTGCCGCCACTGCGGCGTGCGTGGTTTCAGCAAGGGTTATCTGGAGATGGCGCCCTTCAACGGCTGGTTCCACGCGGTCAACGTCGCCACCCTGGATGGCCTGGACGACGCCCGGTTCGCTGCCATTCCCGTGCAGTACGAGGACGGTCGCCGCGACGACTGGGACCATCCGCCCTTGCATGCCGGCTACCTGTAG
- a CDS encoding nuclear transport factor 2 family protein, which translates to MSLLSLLMAATAATSPAPMVDAATLAAIEATCLDYVDGQLEGDPARVARALHPDLAKRAVTGDTPDERLGLRRMSKEELVSLTRQGVLKTPKEQWNRSCRILDVTAETAAVRLETPWFVDHFHMGRYGDRWIIVNALWHMKPR; encoded by the coding sequence ATGTCCCTGTTGTCCCTGCTCATGGCCGCCACCGCCGCCACCTCGCCCGCGCCCATGGTGGATGCCGCCACCCTGGCCGCCATCGAAGCCACCTGCCTGGATTACGTGGACGGCCAGCTGGAAGGCGATCCCGCGCGCGTCGCGCGCGCCCTGCATCCTGACCTGGCCAAGCGCGCGGTGACCGGCGACACGCCCGACGAACGCCTCGGCCTTCGCCGCATGTCGAAGGAGGAGCTGGTCTCGCTCACGCGCCAGGGCGTGCTGAAGACGCCGAAGGAGCAGTGGAACCGCAGCTGCCGCATCCTCGACGTCACCGCCGAAACTGCCGCCGTGAGGCTGGAGACGCCGTGGTTCGTCGATCACTTCCACATGGGTCGCTACGGCGACCGCTGGATCATCGTCAATGCGCTGTGGCACATGAAGCCGCGTTGA
- a CDS encoding HD domain-containing phosphohydrolase, whose product MPNGPILCVDDEPNNLALFRQILGEDHRLVLARDGVQALRAVEKHAPSLILLDVEMPGMDGYEVAWALKAHSGTEHIPIIFVTALDREVDERTGFACGGVDYITKPVSPFILRARVNTHLSLVRTSALNRSYQDAIQMLGVAGHYNDSDTGAHIWRMAAYARVLAEAVGWDSGRAQLLEQAAPMHDTGKIGIPDEILKKPGKLNPREWSTMKRHTEIGFEILSRSRAPLFQLAAEVALNHHERWDGSGYPRGLSGSEIPESARIVAVADVFDALATRRPYKDPWPLDVVISKITEDSGSHFEPRLVDAFLASMPRILQVKTHWDQRETPDGDVLPEAS is encoded by the coding sequence ATGCCCAACGGACCTATCCTTTGCGTCGACGACGAGCCGAACAATCTGGCGCTGTTCCGGCAGATCCTGGGCGAGGACCATCGCCTCGTGCTCGCCCGTGACGGCGTGCAGGCGTTGCGTGCGGTAGAGAAACATGCGCCCAGCCTGATCCTGCTGGACGTGGAGATGCCCGGCATGGATGGCTACGAAGTCGCATGGGCATTGAAGGCGCACAGCGGCACCGAGCACATTCCGATCATCTTCGTCACCGCGTTGGACCGGGAAGTGGACGAACGTACCGGCTTCGCCTGCGGCGGCGTGGACTACATCACCAAGCCGGTGTCGCCCTTCATCCTGCGCGCGCGCGTCAATACGCATCTCTCGCTGGTCCGCACCTCGGCACTGAACAGGAGCTACCAGGATGCGATCCAGATGCTCGGCGTGGCAGGCCACTACAACGATTCCGATACCGGCGCGCACATCTGGCGCATGGCGGCCTACGCCCGCGTGCTGGCCGAAGCGGTCGGCTGGGATAGCGGGCGTGCCCAACTGCTGGAACAGGCCGCACCGATGCACGACACCGGCAAGATCGGGATACCCGACGAGATCCTGAAGAAGCCGGGGAAGTTGAACCCGCGCGAATGGTCCACGATGAAGCGTCACACCGAGATCGGCTTCGAGATCCTGAGTCGCAGCCGAGCGCCGCTGTTCCAGCTTGCGGCGGAAGTGGCGCTGAACCACCACGAACGCTGGGACGGATCAGGCTATCCGCGCGGCCTGTCCGGCAGCGAGATTCCCGAATCCGCACGCATCGTCGCCGTCGCCGATGTTTTCGATGCGCTGGCGACACGACGGCCGTACAAGGACCCTTGGCCACTCGACGTGGTGATCTCCAAGATCACCGAGGACAGCGGCAGCCACTTCGAGCCGCGGCTGGTCGACGCGTTCCTCGCGTCCATGCCGCGCATCCTTCAGGTCAAGACGCATTGGGACCAGCGGGAAACTCCGGATGGCGATGTGCTGCCCGAGGCGTCGTGA
- a CDS encoding PAS domain S-box protein: MRPPVRRWVLCGLLLAVVGLALLAAWACQRANTERQAHRFGQLADQVATTLQERMGAYEHGLRGARGAVIAAGPQLSRARFLGYSLSRDYAREFPGVRGFGYIQRVSPGDEAAFVRRARDDGMPDFATHALAPHPDDRFVILYIEPSASNRKAIGFDIASERTRRQSAILAARSGKATLTPPLTLIQQEGLVRQGFLLLLPVYRDGAQPASDDERWQATQGWAYAPLTIDAVLAGLGSEAQPYALSLSDTGERSPSPPFLSTDGFAALADSPLATERRLQVHGREWRLQVRARPGHAASLALAPPWLVGAVTAFFGLLTVALWYTASLSRERRRAAFLDHAKLSALVSGSTDGIIACDAEGRITLWNAAAERMLGYAESEALGQPLQALLVDDQQRPAIPRPVTEVSSAPCRLRRKDGSVLDTVVSVSSVRDTAGHSQGLSLFLHDITRHVRAEEQFRRVVEASPSAILMVDQTGLIQLANAKAEELFGYPREELLGRPMDRLLPNEVKRHHAGYIERYFALPEARPMGAGRDLYGLRRDGSRVPIEIGLNPISMADGRYALAFIIDITERKRQEESVMRLNATLEQQVLERTAQIRTYSSRLGAILEHAGYAIIAIDLQGRITLFNPAAERMLGHAAADMTSGASIDGLHDDAELWSRSLALSALLDRHVAASFAQIASIATQGGSDIAEWTYVRRDGTQLPVALNVSVLRDEQGEPSGFLVMAADLTEQKRRDAELHQAISAAEQANRSKSDFLANMSHEIRTPMNAILGMLYLLDRVELPAVALDMARKINIAARSLLSIINDVLDFSKIEAGRIDLEDAPFDLAEVLDNVAALMASAVDTKAVEMLVSPAPEGARYLRGDALRLGQVLVNLVSNAIKFTERGEVALTVRRLAHADAGFARLHFTVADTGIGIPAAKRKMIFSPFSQVDSSTTRKYGGTGLGLSISHRLVQLMGGVLVVDSEQDEGSRFHFEVVFPLTDVPGTDAAAKDAYHVLVVDDHDVARDNLSLIIKGFGWTAEAADSGERALTLIGEEDAAGYDVVLMDWQMPGIDGLTAAADIRRRSSTSRQPIIIMVTAFERKLVDHEAQRASVDAVLTKPVTASVLYNVINEVLARRDPGLAALRAPVRSGRRLAGYRLLVVDDSEINLEVANRILEGEGARVERASDGREAVARLQADPDRFDAVLMDVQMPEMDGYEATRRIRASPDLAGLPVIALTAGAFKPQQDAALDVGMNAFIAKPFEVDDLIATIVRCAPRRYALQPDGEMKAASGMRAGPVPDGVDPQRLDVEKGLAYWRDETPYKRYLLQFSRRYGGAVDALQASLERHDTMQACSDIHRMRGAAASLALPGLVAICARIEDQLRQGASVTELLPELRLTLQETMDDVARYVPPDPSTDDAAATCPDADPVASLQDFLHALDGDDPKAIETSLAGLAARLPRVERERMAMAVEEFDYRAAERHARSLLDAWQRGDIPPDTTGE; the protein is encoded by the coding sequence ATGCGGCCGCCCGTTCGCCGCTGGGTCCTCTGTGGACTGCTGTTGGCCGTCGTCGGTCTGGCCTTGCTGGCTGCCTGGGCCTGCCAGCGCGCCAACACCGAACGCCAGGCCCACCGCTTCGGACAGTTGGCGGACCAGGTGGCCACCACCTTGCAGGAGCGGATGGGCGCCTACGAGCATGGCCTGCGGGGCGCGCGCGGTGCGGTGATCGCCGCCGGCCCGCAACTCAGTCGCGCCCGCTTCCTCGGCTACAGCCTCTCGCGCGACTACGCGCGGGAATTTCCCGGCGTACGCGGTTTCGGCTACATCCAGCGCGTGTCCCCCGGCGACGAAGCCGCGTTCGTGCGGCGTGCGCGCGACGACGGCATGCCCGACTTCGCAACACATGCGCTCGCGCCGCATCCGGATGACCGGTTCGTCATCCTGTACATCGAGCCGTCCGCGTCCAATCGCAAGGCGATCGGCTTCGACATCGCATCCGAGCGCACGCGCAGGCAGTCGGCCATCCTCGCGGCGCGGAGTGGCAAGGCCACGCTGACCCCGCCGCTCACGCTCATCCAGCAGGAAGGCCTGGTCCGACAGGGGTTCCTGCTGTTGTTGCCGGTGTACCGGGATGGTGCGCAACCGGCCAGCGACGACGAGCGCTGGCAGGCCACGCAGGGCTGGGCCTATGCCCCCCTGACGATCGATGCAGTACTGGCGGGGCTGGGCAGCGAAGCACAACCTTACGCACTCTCGCTATCGGACACCGGCGAACGCAGCCCGTCGCCGCCTTTCCTTTCAACAGACGGCTTCGCGGCGCTGGCCGATTCGCCGCTGGCCACGGAGCGTCGACTGCAGGTCCATGGGCGCGAGTGGCGCCTGCAGGTGCGGGCGCGACCGGGTCACGCGGCCAGCCTGGCGTTGGCACCGCCCTGGCTGGTGGGCGCAGTGACCGCGTTCTTCGGCCTGCTGACCGTGGCGCTGTGGTATACGGCCTCGCTTTCGCGGGAACGCCGCCGCGCCGCCTTCCTTGACCATGCCAAGCTGTCGGCGCTGGTGTCCGGATCGACGGACGGGATCATCGCGTGCGATGCGGAGGGCCGCATCACCCTGTGGAACGCCGCAGCAGAACGCATGCTGGGCTACGCGGAATCCGAAGCCCTCGGCCAACCCTTGCAGGCATTGCTGGTGGACGACCAGCAGCGGCCCGCCATCCCCCGCCCGGTCACCGAGGTCTCCAGCGCGCCGTGCCGCCTGCGCCGCAAGGATGGCAGCGTGCTGGACACGGTGGTCAGCGTGTCGAGCGTGCGGGATACCGCAGGCCACAGTCAGGGCCTGTCGCTGTTCCTCCACGACATCACGCGCCATGTCCGTGCGGAGGAGCAGTTCCGCCGGGTCGTGGAAGCGTCGCCCAGTGCGATCCTGATGGTCGACCAGACAGGACTGATCCAGCTCGCGAACGCCAAGGCGGAGGAACTGTTCGGCTATCCACGTGAAGAGCTGTTGGGAAGGCCGATGGACCGCCTGTTGCCCAATGAGGTGAAGCGACATCACGCCGGCTACATCGAACGCTACTTCGCCCTGCCGGAAGCCCGTCCCATGGGGGCCGGCCGCGACCTGTACGGCTTGCGCCGCGATGGCTCGCGCGTACCGATCGAGATCGGACTGAATCCGATCAGCATGGCGGACGGGCGTTACGCGCTGGCGTTCATCATCGACATCACCGAGCGCAAGCGGCAGGAAGAAAGCGTCATGCGCCTCAACGCCACGCTGGAGCAGCAGGTGCTCGAGCGTACGGCACAGATCCGCACGTATTCGTCGCGACTCGGTGCGATCCTGGAGCACGCGGGTTACGCGATCATCGCCATCGATCTGCAGGGAAGGATCACGCTGTTCAATCCCGCGGCCGAGCGCATGCTGGGCCACGCCGCCGCCGACATGACCAGCGGCGCCAGCATCGATGGACTGCACGACGATGCCGAGCTGTGGTCGCGCTCGCTGGCGTTGTCGGCGCTGCTGGACCGGCACGTGGCAGCCTCGTTCGCGCAGATCGCGTCCATCGCGACACAGGGTGGCAGCGATATCGCGGAGTGGACCTACGTGAGGCGTGATGGCACCCAGCTGCCTGTCGCGCTGAACGTCAGCGTTCTGCGCGACGAGCAGGGCGAGCCATCGGGTTTCCTGGTCATGGCGGCGGATCTGACCGAGCAGAAACGACGCGACGCCGAGCTTCACCAGGCCATCAGTGCGGCGGAGCAGGCCAACCGGTCCAAGAGCGATTTCCTGGCCAACATGAGCCACGAGATACGCACGCCCATGAATGCGATCCTCGGCATGCTCTATCTGCTGGACCGTGTGGAACTTCCCGCGGTGGCGCTGGACATGGCCCGCAAGATCAACATCGCCGCGCGCTCGCTGCTCAGCATCATCAATGACGTGCTGGACTTCTCGAAGATCGAGGCCGGTCGCATCGATCTGGAGGACGCGCCGTTCGACCTGGCCGAGGTGCTCGACAACGTCGCCGCCCTGATGGCGTCGGCAGTCGACACCAAGGCCGTGGAGATGCTGGTATCGCCCGCCCCCGAGGGCGCCCGCTACCTGCGGGGCGACGCGCTGCGCCTGGGCCAGGTACTGGTGAACCTGGTAAGCAATGCGATCAAGTTCACCGAGCGTGGCGAAGTCGCCCTGACCGTACGCCGGCTGGCGCATGCGGATGCCGGGTTCGCGCGGCTGCACTTCACGGTCGCCGATACCGGCATCGGCATCCCGGCAGCGAAACGGAAGATGATCTTCTCGCCGTTCTCCCAGGTCGATTCGTCGACCACGCGCAAGTACGGCGGCACGGGCCTGGGCCTGAGCATCAGCCATCGGCTGGTCCAGTTGATGGGCGGCGTGCTGGTCGTCGACAGCGAGCAGGACGAAGGCAGCCGGTTCCATTTCGAGGTCGTGTTTCCGCTCACCGACGTGCCCGGCACCGATGCCGCGGCGAAGGACGCCTATCACGTGCTGGTCGTCGACGATCACGACGTGGCGCGCGACAACCTGAGCCTGATCATCAAGGGCTTCGGCTGGACGGCCGAAGCGGCGGACTCGGGCGAACGTGCGCTGACCCTGATCGGCGAGGAGGACGCTGCCGGCTACGACGTAGTGCTGATGGACTGGCAGATGCCCGGGATCGATGGACTGACCGCCGCAGCCGATATCCGGCGGCGGTCGAGCACGTCGCGCCAGCCGATCATCATCATGGTCACCGCATTCGAGCGGAAGCTGGTGGACCACGAAGCACAGCGCGCCTCCGTGGATGCGGTGCTGACCAAGCCCGTCACGGCGTCGGTGCTCTACAACGTGATCAACGAGGTACTGGCACGCCGGGATCCGGGACTGGCGGCCCTGCGCGCCCCTGTCCGCAGTGGCCGACGCCTGGCGGGTTACCGGCTGCTGGTGGTCGACGACAGCGAGATAAACCTGGAAGTGGCCAACCGCATCCTCGAAGGCGAAGGCGCACGGGTGGAGCGGGCGTCCGATGGCCGCGAGGCGGTGGCCAGACTGCAGGCCGACCCCGATCGCTTCGACGCGGTGCTGATGGACGTGCAGATGCCGGAGATGGACGGCTACGAGGCGACCCGGCGCATTCGCGCCTCGCCCGACCTGGCCGGACTGCCTGTCATCGCATTGACCGCCGGCGCCTTCAAGCCACAGCAGGACGCCGCCCTCGACGTCGGCATGAACGCGTTCATCGCCAAGCCCTTCGAGGTCGACGACCTGATCGCGACCATCGTGCGCTGCGCGCCGCGGAGGTACGCCCTGCAGCCTGATGGCGAGATGAAGGCAGCCTCGGGCATGCGTGCCGGGCCTGTCCCCGATGGCGTGGATCCGCAACGGCTGGATGTGGAGAAGGGCCTGGCCTACTGGCGCGACGAGACGCCCTACAAGCGGTATCTGCTGCAGTTTTCCCGTCGCTACGGCGGGGCCGTGGATGCGCTGCAGGCGAGCCTGGAACGGCACGACACCATGCAGGCCTGCTCTGATATCCACCGCATGCGCGGCGCCGCGGCTTCGCTCGCCCTGCCCGGTCTGGTGGCGATCTGCGCCCGGATCGAGGACCAGTTGCGGCAGGGCGCCAGCGTGACGGAGCTGCTTCCGGAGCTGCGCCTGACGTTGCAGGAGACGATGGACGATGTCGCGCGCTACGTGCCCCCCGACCCGAGCACCGATGATGCGGCGGCGACCTGTCCGGACGCGGACCCGGTCGCGTCGCTGCAGGATTTTCTGCACGCACTCGACGGCGACGATCCCAAGGCCATCGAAACATCGCTCGCCGGCCTGGCGGCTCGCCTGCCCCGCGTCGAGCGCGAACGCATGGCGATGGCGGTCGAAGAGTTCGATTATCGGGCTGCGGAGCGGCACGCCCGCTCGCTGCTGGATGCATGGCAGCGCGGCGACATCCCGCCGGACACGACAGGGGAATGA
- a CDS encoding nuclear transport factor 2 family protein: protein MSVARSRIARAALSGLMGSALLFGAVDTAAAAGRTREQLTQVIDALDSALFDAFNTCADPAQLAKHAAYFDPAVEFYHDTGGVTWTRDEMIGRTRANVCGHYRRERVPGTLAVFPIQGFGAIVQGNHRFCAMTETTCAGEADFVMIWRERDGQWQVTRVLSYAHRAAGNMP, encoded by the coding sequence GTGAGCGTTGCGCGGTCGCGGATCGCGAGGGCTGCGCTGTCGGGCCTGATGGGCAGCGCGCTGCTGTTCGGCGCGGTGGACACCGCCGCCGCGGCTGGACGCACCCGGGAACAGCTCACGCAGGTTATCGATGCGCTGGACTCGGCGCTGTTCGATGCCTTCAACACCTGTGCCGATCCCGCGCAACTGGCGAAGCATGCCGCCTACTTCGACCCGGCGGTGGAGTTCTACCACGACACCGGCGGCGTCACCTGGACGCGCGACGAGATGATCGGACGCACGCGCGCCAACGTGTGCGGCCATTACCGGCGCGAACGCGTACCGGGTACGCTGGCGGTGTTCCCGATCCAGGGTTTCGGCGCCATCGTGCAGGGCAACCACCGTTTCTGCGCGATGACGGAAACGACCTGCGCGGGCGAGGCGGACTTCGTGATGATCTGGCGCGAACGCGATGGCCAATGGCAGGTCACGCGGGTGCTGAGCTACGCGCACCGGGCGGCGGGCAACATGCCTTGA